In Cutaneotrichosporon cavernicola HIS019 DNA, chromosome: 1, one DNA window encodes the following:
- a CDS encoding uncharacterized protein (Arginase family), with amino-acid sequence MVNSTALLHYAARAGDHNDRAMAASPHLAAALASHLQTQPTVIGKASPSGPLNWDAELALALPDLKSLAASLDVGFNNKQHPVIVCSRCAVGLATLPVVARHVPDVLVVWFDAHGDLNTPATSGSGHIGGMALAGALGLWESGLGVGIKSVVLAGSRDIDAAEKPFIDGERVRLVSPGPGFVQELKAVVTGRKVYVHIDCDVLSPGQVPTNNKVPGGLSLVQLAEAAAAIAQVAEVVGVEVGELETGETEEETKVNAKVLVDTLGPMLK; translated from the coding sequence ATGGTCAACTCAACCGCTCTACTCCATTacgccgctcgcgcggGCGACCACAACGACCGCGCGATGGCTGCGTCGCcgcacctcgccgccgcactCGCGTCGCACCTCCAAACGCAGCCGACAGTCATTGGCAAAGCGTCTCCAAGCGGACCATTGAACTgggacgccgagcttgccctAGCTCTTCCCGACCTGAAATCCCTGGCTGCGTcactcgacgtcggctTCAACAACAAGCAGCACCCAGTGATCGTTTGCTCACGCTGTGCCGTTGGGCTCGCGACCCTTCCCGTTGTCGCACGGCATGTGCCAGACGTGCTGGTCGTGTGGTTTGACGCTCACGGCGACCTCAACAcgccggcgacgagtgggagcgGGCATATCGGGGGCATGGCGCTAGCGGGCGCCCTTGGACTATGGGAGTCGGGCCTCGGGGTTGGGATTAAGAGCGTAGTGCTTGCGGGGTCCCGCGACATTGACGCGGCTGAGAAGCCTTTCATCGATGGAGAGCGCGTGAGGCTCGTATCCCCAGGTCCTGGGTTCGTGCAAGAGCTCAAGGCGGTCGTGACCGGACGCAAAGTCTACGTGCACATCGACTGTGACGTGCTCTCGCCGGGGCAGGTGCCGACCAACAACAAGGTACCCGGTGGGCTCAGCCTGGTTCAGCTAGCtgaagcggcggcggcgattGCGCAGGTCGCAGAGGTGGTTggtgtggaggtgggggagcTCGAGACAGGagagacggaggaggagaccaAGGTGAATGCCAAGGTGCTAGTGGACACGCTGGGCCCAATGCTCAAGTAG
- a CDS encoding uncharacterized protein (Glycosyl hydrolase family 20, catalytic domain), whose protein sequence is MPACLLPADDGAVPYRGVMLDPCRHFVPLAEVRRMVEALALIKMNVLHLHLSDDQGWRFESLKWPRLTTHASSRSKTVVGRPGNYGREGLHPENYLNKYDGKEHGGFYTQAELSELVAFAKGKGVTIVPEIDMPGHMRAARAAYPELGYNGTPQEVGCSWGVYPEVLRADEPGLKFAKDILGEICDVFDSPYVHIGGDECPKEEWASAPIARKQVKDMGLDPDHLDSYHKLQAWFTAEMAAFLASKGRKLLGWDEILDGGAPEGVVVMAWRDWTHAAERATKAGIPIIQAPSLLYFDYAQGPEKDEPLSIGPGATLEQVYAFDVYKGVPQEHRDLVLGTQAQLWSEYIPNPKHLWYMAFPRLIALADVAYFGKNRDSYEDFLKKLPARVEELKKLGIQGHPLP, encoded by the coding sequence ATGCCCGCCTGCCTTCTTCCAGCCGATGATGGCGCTGTCCCCTACCGCGGCGTGATGCTGGACCCATGTCGGCACTTTGTACCGCTTGCTGAGGTCCGACGGatggtcgaggcgctcgcgttGATCAAGATGAACGTGCTGCACTTGCACCTCAGCGATGACCAGGGTTGGCGCTTCGAGTCCCTCAAGTGGCCGCGCCTCACCACGCACGCCTCCAGCCGCTCCAAAACGGTCGTCGGCCGCCCTGGAAACTATGGCCGCGAGGGCCTGCACCCCGAGAATTACCTCAACAAGTATGACGGCAAGGAGCACGGCGGCTTCTACACGCAGGCAGAGTTGAGCGAACTTGTCGCTTtcgccaagggcaagggcgtCACGATCGTCCCCGAGATCGACATGCCGGGCCATATGCGTGctgcccgcgccgcgtACCCCGAGCTGGGATACAACGGCACGCCGCAGGAAGTCGGGTGCAGCTGGGGCGTATATCCAGAGGTGTTACGCGCCGATGAACCAGGCCTCAAGTTTGCCAAGGACATCCTTGGCGAGATCTGTGACGTGTTCGACTCGCCGTACGTCCATattggcggcgacgagtgTCCGAAGGAGGAGTGGGCCTCTGCGCCTATTGCCCGCAAGCAGGTGAAGGACATGGGCCTCGACCCCGACCATCTCGACAGCTACCATAAGCTACAGGCCTGGTTTAcggccgagatggcggcGTTCCTCGCCTCAAAGGGGCGCAAGCTGTTGGGCTGGGACGAGATCTTGGACGGCGGTGCGCCCGAGGgagtcgtcgtcatggCCTGGCGGGACTGGACACacgctgccgagcgcgccacCAAGGCCGGCATTCCCATTATCCAGGCCCCGAGCCTGCTGTACTTTGACTACGCACAGGGTCCGGAGAAGGATGAACCGCTGTCCATCGGGCCGGGTGCGACGCTCGAGCAGGTCTACGCTTTCGACGTGTACAAGGGCGTCCCGCAAGAAcaccgcgacctcgtcctcggaaCGCAGGCGCAGCTGTGGTCCGAGTACATCCCGAACCCCAAGCACCTGTGGTACATGGCTTTTCCCCGCCTCATTGCGCTAGCGGACGTTGCGTATTTCGGCAAGAACCGCGACAGTTACGAGGACTTCCTTAAGAAGCTGCCGGCGCGTGTGGAGGAGCTGAAGAAGCTAGGAATCCAAGGTCACCCTCTCCCCTAA
- a CDS encoding uncharacterized protein (RWD), with translation MADALSLQKDELLALDPPRVVSISAPLTDASSGSWLNRRVVTLAQERLGQLWAAEASSGDGVCVLWNWWEWLGNGDFLAEAGLLTNHTLTLSTPPRLPPSTFHLLLKTHDTAVARADFEGTAFPCAICLENRKGKQSVKLPKCGCIFCYSCLSSFWKLAITEGTLENVACPSTGCVKARKAEKVDHAAGAFAEERADGIGPDVVASVVGQEMADRWQMLSEKRLVDQNPKYTFCPRKECQAAVPPDMPVANAPAVPKAQAKVIRLDIRRPDAEESKDQPMFRRGLNSEEASAKWDNCRRCPKCKYTFCLVCRAVWHGVHTPCEFSDIAAVIKEYLDGDDETRASMEKRLGPRGSEALHALIREHEREAMFQQWVSDNAATCPKCGASIQKSEGCNHMKCPFCAAHFCYRCQQQISGSDPYKHFTGSTPCAGRLFDFDPAEDGGWVPMDVMFDL, from the exons ATGGCAGACGCCCTGTCACTACAAaaggacgagctcctggCTCTTGAC CCGCCGCGCGTAGTGAGCATCAGCGCTCCCCTCACGGACGCCTCCTCGGGATCTTGGCTGAACCGTCGAGTCGTCACGCTGGCTCAGGAGCGCTTGGGACAGCTCTGGGCGGCAGAGGCCTCGAGTGGGGATGGCGTCTGCGTGTTGTGGAACTGGTGGGAATGGCTCGGCAACGGCGACTTCCTGGCTGAAGCTGGCCTACTCACCAATCATACCCTGAC ACTCTCTACACCgccccgccttcctccttccacattccacctcctcctcaagaCGCACGATACGGCTGTAGCGCGTGCCGATTTTGAGGGTACTGCCTTCCCCTGTGCCATCTGCTTGGAGAACCGAAAAGGCAAACAGAGTGTCAAGTTACCAAAATGCGGGTGTATCTT TTGCTATTCTTGCCTGAGCTCCTTCTGGAAGCTCGCCATTACGGAGGGCACGCTCGAGAATGTCGCCTGTCCGAGCACAGGGTGTGTAAAGGCGCGCAAAGCGGAGAAGGTCGACCATGCTGCCGGCGCGTTCGCGGAGGAGAGGGCAGACGGTATCGGGCCTGACGTTGTGGCATCCGTTGTCGGACAAGAGATGGCCGACAGGTGGCAGATGCTGAGCGAGAAGCGGCTTGTCGACCAGA ACCCCAAGTACACGTTCTGTCCCCGCAAGGAATGTCAAGCCGCTGTACCGCCAGATATGCCTGTGGCCAACGCTCCGGCAGTACCAAAGGCCCAGGCCAAAGTGATCCGGCTCGATATTCGCCGTCCCGACGCCGAAGAAAGCAAGGATCAGCCTATGTTTAGGCGCGGCTTGAACAGTGAAGAGGCGAGTGCCAAGTGGGACAACTGCCGAAGGTGTCCCAAGTGCAAATACACTTTCTGCCTCGTTTGTCGGGCAGTATGGCATGGGGTGCACACACCGTGCGAGTTCAGCGACATCGCGGCCGTCATCAAGGAATATCtggacggcgacgatgaaACGCGCGCGAGCATGGAGAAGCGTCTCGGTCCAAGGGGCAGCGAGGCACTCCATGCACTGATccgcgagcacgagcgcgaggccatGTTCCAGCAATGGGTGAGCGACAACGCCGCTACATGTCCAAAATGCGGAGCGAGCATCCAGAAGAG CGAGGGCTGTAACCATATGAAGTGCCCATTCTGTGCGGCGCACTTCTGTTACCGATGCCAGCAGCAGATTAGCGGAAGCGACCCCTACAAGCACTTCACCGGCAGTACCCCTTGTGCAGGTCGTCTGTTCGATTTTGACCCcgccgaggatggcggTTGGGTTCCTATGGACGTGATGTTCGACCTCTAA
- a CDS encoding uncharacterized protein (Major Facilitator Superfamily), whose translation MSSSKNSSLPDLNEKEVVQAVSAVPEDPRGDAELQRALRKVDFRLIPPLAILYLFSYLDRGSLANASIFGIKQDLGLSPQQYNMLVTVFFFTYGGMEVPGGIILSYVKPKYWIASICFAWGIVMMSSGFVQNYAGALVARIFLGITEASFFPSALVLVGNWYPRLQFQTRITAFYVIGVFSGAFSGLLAYGIHYMDGVGGLASWRWIFILEGIATVVLSSLILIFLPNDPESSNWLTRSEKDAILANNSAEGNDGHAHFEWRYLKEVVTDYKVWMCTWLSSSVNIVTFGFSYNLPSILVQMGYKAEIAQLMTVPVYASACLFTLVSGIYSDRRQVRSHMIVVGFTGALLGLVLLYVFPKDRNPGARYAGCMILMSGIYMSFPGTVAWTSNNAESKGKRNIAMAFQLTIASLATTVGTNSYLAREAPHYPTGFGLSMAMCASSILVAISLNLLIRRANRKLDEKERETLAADMPIDEADLVKLRFRYIT comes from the exons ATGTCTTCCAGCAAGAATTCGTCCCTACCCGACCTCAATGAGAAGGAAGTCGTGCAGGCCGTGTCGGCGGTCCCCGAGGACCCGCGCGGCGATGCCGAGCTGCAACGCGCTCTCCGCAAGGTCGACTTCCGCCTCATCCCACCTCTCGCTATTCTTTATCTCTTCTCGTACCTCGACCGAGGGTCACTCGCAAACGCATCCATCTTCGGCATCAAGCaggacctcggcctcagtCCCCAGCAGTACAACATGCTCGTGaccgtcttcttcttc ACTTACGGTGGTATGGAAGTTCCCGGAGGTATCATCCTGTCATACGTCAAGCCCAAGTACTGGATCGCGTCAATCTGCTTCGCATGGGGTATTGTCATGATGTCTTCCGGCTTTGTCCAGAACTACGCTGGGGCCCTGGTCGCCCgcatcttcctcggcatcaCCGAGGCATCGTTCTTCCCTTCagctctcgtcctcgttggTAACTGGTACCCGCGCCTGCAGTTCCAGACGCGCATCACGGCTTTCTACGTCATCGGCGTGTTTAGCGGCGCATTCTCCGGCCTTCTCGCCTACGGCATTCACTACATGGACGGTGTTGGCGGTCTCGCGTCGTGGCGCTGGATCTTTATCCTTGAAGGTATTGCCACTGTCGTCCTCTCGtctctcatcctcatcttccttcCCAATGACCCCGAGAGCTCCAACTGGCTCACCCGCTCGGAGAAGGATGCCATCCTTGCCAACAACTCGGCTGAGGGCAACGACGGCCATGCACACTTTGAGTGGCGCTACCTCAAGGAAGTGGTTACCGACTACAAGGTCTGGATGTGCACTTGGCTCAGTAGCTCGGTCAACATTGTCACCTTTGGCTTCTCGTACAACCTGCCCTCCATTCTCGTGCAGATGGGCTACAAGGCCGAGATTGCGCAGCTCATGACGGTTCCCGTCTACGCTTCCGCCTGTCTCTTCACCCTCGTTTCTGGTATCTACTCGGACCGCCGCCAGGTCCGCTCTCACATGATTGTTGTGGGTTTCACCGGtgccctccttggcctcgtcctcctctacGTCTTCCCCAAGGACCGCAACCCGGGAGCGCGCTACGCTGGCT GCATGATCTTGATGTCCGGAATCTACATGTCGTTCCCGGGTACGGTGGCATGGACTTCGAACAATGCCGAGAGCAAGGGCAAGCGGAACATTGCCATGGCGTTCCAGCTCACCATTGCGTCGCTCGCCACTACGGTCGGCACCAACTCGTACCTTGCACGCGAGGCTCCCCACTACCCCACCGGCTTTGGTCTCTCGATGGCCATGTGCGcttcctccatcctcgtcgCAATCTCTCTCAACTTGCTCATCCGCCGTGCCAACCGCAAGCTGGatgagaaggagcgcgagacTCTTGCAGCTGACATGcccatcgacgaggccgacctcgtcaagctgCGCTTCCGCTACATCACGTAA
- a CDS encoding uncharacterized protein (Peptidase family M20/M25/M40) — translation MTKTVYQPGDLRVDAKRINATLHETCEIGAAHRWGPGEIETGMCRLALSDEDKEVRDWFTAELKRLGCNVVVDAMGNMFGIRPGKKEGAPTAMGSHLDTQPTGGRYDGILGVMAAIEVLRVLKDNNIETEYPVAAVTWTNEEGARFPTSMFGSGVWADVLPLEQSYALADIHNPKATVKSELERIGYLGDAPCSYKDTELGAHFELHIEQGPILEREEKKVGVVIGGQGYRWFDVVVQGRDSHAGTTPLQMRSDAMLVAARIIAAANDVAVKHDGLATTGIISLEPGSINTVAKTVNFSMDIRHMNDDKLEEMDKDLRARADEICRGAARGCTVEWNKLSAFPVTKFHESCVDAIRAAAEFSVGKDLVRDIYSGAGHDSCQTALHCPTGMIFVPCKDGLSHNPEEWCTAEDCALGTQVLLDAVMAYDAQRQS, via the exons ATGACCAAGACTGTATACCAGCCCGGAGACctccgcgtcgacgccaagcgcaTCAACGCCACGCTCCACGAGACTTGCGAGATCGGTGCTGCCCACCGCTGGGGACC TGGGGAGATTGAGACTGGCATGTGCCGCCTTGCGCTgtccgacgaggacaaggaggtgCGCGACTGGTTCAcagccgagctcaagcgcctGGGCTGCAacgttgtcgtcgacgccatggGCAACATGTTTGGCATCCGCCCtggcaagaaggagggtgcTCCCACCGCGATGGGCTCGCACCTCGACACGCAGCCCACTGGCGGGCGCTACGACGGCATCCTCGGCGTGATGGCCGCCATCGAGGTTCTCCGCGTCCTCAAGGACAACAACATCGAGACTGAGTACCCCGTCGCCGCTGTGACCTGGAccaacgaggagggcgccCGCTTCCCTACTTCCATGTTCGGCTCGGGTGTTTGGGCCGACGTGCTTCCTCTCGAGCAGAGCTACGCGCTCGCTGACATCCACAACCCCAAGGCGACCGTCAagtccgagctcgagcgtaTCGGctacctcggcgacgctcCATGCTCGTACAAGGACacggagctcggcgcgcacTTTGAGCTGCACATTGAGCAGGGCCCGattctcgagcgcgaggagaagaaggtcgGTGTTGTCATCGGCGGCCAGGGCTACCGGTGGTTCGACGTGGTTGTCCAGGGCCGCGACTCGCACGCCGGAACCACCCCGCTTCAGATGCGCTCGGACGCCATGCTCGTCGCTGCTCGCATCATTGCGGCCGCCAACGACGTTGCGGTCAAGCACGACGGCCTCGCCACCACGGGTATCATCTCGCTCGAGCCTGGGTCGATCAACACTGTCGCCAAGACTGTCAACTTCTCCATGGACATCCGCCACATGAacgacgacaagctcgaggagatggacaaGGACCTGCGCGCCCGTGCGGACGAGATCTGCCGTGGTGCCGCTCGTGGCTGCACCGTCGAGTGGAACAAGCTGTCCGCGTTCCCCGTCACAAAGTTCCACGAGTCGTGCGTCGACGCTATCcgcgctgccgccgagTTCTCCGTCGGCAAGGACCTTGTGCGGGACATCTACAGCGGGGCTGGGCACGACTCGTGCCAGACTGCCCTCCACTGCCCCACCGGCATGATCTTTGTGCCGTGCAAGGACGGCCTGTCCCACAACCCTGAGGAGTGGTGCACGGCCGAGGACTGCGCCCTCGGCACTCAggtgctcctcgacgccgtcatGGCCTACGACGCTCAGCGCCAGTCCTAG
- a CDS encoding uncharacterized protein (Zinc-binding dehydrogenase), whose amino-acid sequence MGPTRQTRGRSRTGCNQCRRDRKKCDEVRPVCSRCLNRRTSCDFERPFGASVGNRRRTMSSALSDTSYDDGPDPSPTGYPMSGARSGSSTIARTPGPMWATTPRTDDHRISIGSVNSVAQHRGSYQGAPAGPSGSSIQNFHSDTQFPTSAVPSTSTVTGTSTNMPPLPGNMVGMTPVSPFDQIDLGVSDEYISFDDLLKDLFGASMPDMTTGMAYITAHAHEASERAEPSHSPNVEPHSVQERFNAPLDTRAALRGTVPQAALETLSDTDARLIHHFVDVQSTISIAIELDTHDNPFVKHFVPVALSSTLSGNNDDNPALHAIKATAATHRANLMDSTRTDGSGVWRDLSHSCRKRAYALIAAKMGGFAQAAPEERERILGAFAQLVGLAVVDGNTRLLPGLYAAFSVALRSIANPTEHEQFFVVLASMWQTMLNFSIGVVLGRPMLNPLVDSLPNRPRSADADNVFAAPYERAEEFMRVYVLLEQARRHDTASVLAAQLEADELISSLGHRLQHDLNHYASLPGPARRVAIGSLLANAALRVLLLRHVFQYPIEDYRIQQCVRDALQVFPAIKWGTESGLLISLLILSTVALPAEQAQYRTFMVRLCWKGSAGPRAALSTLDAVCAGEDWKQAMVQVGAPILV is encoded by the exons ATGGGGCCCACCCGCCAAACGCGCGGGCGCTCGAGAACAGGGTGTAACCAGTGCCGCCGG GATCGGAAGAAG TGTGACGAAGTCCGCCCCGTCTGCTCGCGGTGTCTGAACCGCCGTACCTCGTGTGACTTTGAACGCCCATTTGGAGCCAGCGTGGGGAACCGGCGGCGCACCATGTCATCGGCACTGTCGGACACGAGTTATGACGATGGTCCTGACCCAAGCCCGACAGGGTACCCGATGAGCGGAGCTCGTTCGGGGTCGTCGACGATTGCCAGGACCCCGGGGCCCATGTGGGCGACGACACCACGCACCGACGACCATCGCATCAGCATCGGCAGCGTCAACTCGGTAGCCCAGCATCGGGGGAGCTACCAAGGCGCCCCAGCCGGACCGAGCGGTAGCAGCATTCAAAACTTCCACAGCGACACCCAGTTTCCGACATCAGCAGTGCCTAGTACCAGTACGGTAACAGGCACCAGCACGAACATGCCGCCCTTGCCGGGTAATATGGTGGGGATGACGCCGGTGAGCCCGTTCGACCAGATCGACCTGGGCGTCAGCGACGAGTATATCTCGTTCGACGACCTGCTCAAGGACTTGTTCGGCGCGTCGATGCCCGACATGACCACTGG CATGGCGTACATTACGGCACACGCGCACGAGGCgtccgagcgcgccgagccgtCGCACAGCCCAAACGTCGAGCCGCACTCGGTGCAGGAGCGGTTCAACGCACCGCTGGACACGCGCGCAGCGTTGCGGGGAACAGTGCCGCAGGCTGCACTAGAAACGCTGAGCGATACGGACGCGCGTCTGATCCATCACTTTGTCGATGTGCAGAGCACCATCAGCATCGCGATCGAGCTTGACACGCACGACAACCCTTTCGTCAAGCACTTTGTACCTGTCGCCTTGTCGTCAACACTGAGCGGGAACAACGACGACAACCCAGCCCTGCACGCTATCAAGGCTACGGCTGCGACCCACCGCGCCAACCTCATGGACAGCACGCGTACCGATGGCTCGGGCGTGTGGCGCGACCTTTCCCATTCGTGCCGAAAGCGCGCGTACGCACTCATCGCAGCCAAGATGGGTGGGTTCGCCCAAGCAGCGCCcgaggaacgcgagcgCATTCTTGGCGCCTTTGCACAGCTCGTGGGCCTGGCTGTCGTGGACGGCAACACGCGTCTCCTCCCAGGACTGTACGCTGCGTTCTCCGTCGCGCTGCGTTCCAtcgccaaccccaccgAACACGAGCAGTTCTTCGTTGTCCTCGCATCCATGTGGCAGACAATGCTCAACTTTAGCATTGGTGTCGTTCTCGGCCGGCCGATGCTCAATCCTCTCGTCGACTCGTTGCCCAATCGCCCGCGCAGTGCCGATGCCGATAACGTCTTTGCTGCGCCTTACGAGCGTGCTGAGGAATTTATGCGCGTGTAtgttctcctcgagcaAGCAAGGCGACACGATACGGCATCGGTACTCGCTGCGCAGCTTGAGGCGGACGAGTTGATCTCGTCTCTCGGACATAGGCTTCAGCATGATCTTAACCACTATGCCTCGTTGCCTGGGccggcgcgacgcgtcgccaTCGGATCTCTC ctcgccaacgcggCTCTCCGCGTCCTCCTGCTCCGACATGTCTTCCAGTATCCGATCGAGGATTACCGTATCCAG CAATGTGtccgcgacgcgctgcaGGTGTTCCCGGCCATCAAATGGGGCACTGAATCCGGGTTACTCATCTCCCTCCTAATCCTGTCCACTGTCGCGCTACCTGCCGAGCAGGCCCAGTACCGCACATTCATGGTGCGGTTGTGCTGGAAGGGCAGTGCAGGCCCACGTGCTGCACTCTCGACCCTGGACGCGGTCTGCGCCGGTGAGGACTGGAAGCAGGCAATGGTGCAGGTCGGTGCGCCCATCTTGGTGTGA
- a CDS encoding uncharacterized protein (to TIGR gene model, INSD accession) yields the protein MTPHTIRWGIISTGGIATTFSKDLLVDPATRGVTDVRHKIAAVGSRSVPSAQAFIDKLKAASGPSSWGAQNGGLEGTKAYGTYDEVYADPDVDVVYIGTPHPFHHQNAKAALLAGKNVLCEKPFVMDVAELDELIAIAKENKVFLMEAVWTRFQPIAYAVQEAIQSGKLGRPRRVTAELSSFAHIDDRADDDRMIDPKLGGGALLDLAPYPAVWSMLALHQHPQNTDMEPQVLDFSQRIYKRNGVDEMSAFTVKWEGLAEARLLNDFTAWTPRDNACVIDCDKAQLIIDHPLYRPERFRIVPHPQTVAGSSESEAPAVKPDDITEETEHRFSIPAGNGMHYEADHVARCLRDGKLESDRMPLAESRVVQGWLDTVRKGGNSVLKDWPHIAGNW from the exons ATGACGCCACACACCATCCGCTGGGGCATCATCTCGACGGGCGGCATCGCGACCACCTTCTCAAAG gacTTACTGGTTGATCCGGCGACGCGCGGGGTAACGGATGTGAGGCACAAGATTGCTGCGGTCGGCTCGCGTTCTGTCCCGTCGGCGCAGGCGTTCatcgacaagctcaaggccgcaTCTGGGCCGAGTAGCTGGGGCGCGCAGAACGGGGGACTTGAGGGTACCAAGGCGTACGGCACATACGACGAGGTGTATGCAGaccccgacgtcgacgtcgtgtACATCGGTACACCGCACCCTTTCCACCACCAGAACGCCAAAGCTGCCCTCCTGGCTGGCAAGAACGTGCTGTGCGAGAAGCCGTTTGTGATGGACGTCGCTGAGCTGGATGAGTTGATTGCGATCGCCAAGGAGAACAAGGTCTTCCTCATGGAGGCGGTGTGGACGCGGTTCCAGCCCATTGCATATGCCGTTCAAGAGGCCATCCAGTCCGGTAAACTTGGGAGGCCGCGACGCGTCACGGCCGAGTTGTCGTCGTTCGCTCATATCGATGACAGGGCAGATGACGACCGCATGATCGACCCCAAGCTGGGCGGCGGAGCACTTTTGGACCTCGCACCGTACCCTGCCGTATGGAGCATGCTTGCGCTCCACCAGCACCCGCAGAACACGGATATGGAGCCCCAGGTGCTCGACTTTAGCCAGAGAATCTACAAACGCAACGGCGTCGATGAGATGTCGGCGTTTACGGTCAagtgggaggggttggCTGAGGCGCGCCTCCTGAACGACTTTACGGCGTGGACGCCGCGCGATAACGCCTGTGTCATCGACTGCGACAAGGCCCAGCTCATCATCGACC ACCCCCTGTACCGTCCTGAACGCTTCCGTATCGTGCCCCACCCGCAGACCGTCGCTGGCAGCTCCGAGTCCGAAGCGCCTGCCGTCAAGCCCGACGACATTACCGAGGAGACCGAGCACCGGTTCTCCATTCCGGCCGGTAACGGGATGCACTACGAGGCGGACCACGTCGCGCGCTGCCTCCgcgacggcaagctcgagagcgACCGTATGCCCCTCGCCGAGAGCCGCGTCGTCCAGGGCTGGCTCGACACTGTGCGCAAGGGTGGCAACTCGGTCCTCAAGGACTGGCCTCACATCGCTGGCAACTGGTGA
- a CDS encoding uncharacterized protein (N2227), with protein sequence MANSPEERAHWRDVLHAFDGYMQYHLSANHARRMSFLALPRDTRDVFESLGYREKLEAVDEGIRLNSEFIDLMIADPVFADMLAEPEPVGEHDDGHGLGNGHEHGHEHGHDEHDHSHSHSHSHGPGPAKKKAGQAERDLRQDKVRSTLRSFVRDWAAEGQTERDACYTPILAALDEHFPGERDNVKVLVPGCGLGRLAMEIAAHGFWAQGNEFSTYMLIASHFALNQSTRVGEHLIFPWLHSFSNHVSTEQNLLRSVRVPDVVPAEILGGRGGFSLVAGDFEEVYGPTHWHDEETNGESDDDEEAGRVNQRGRWGAVVTCFFIDTAHNVLNYLRIIHGLLDEGGVWINLGPLLWHFENSATSPKGEGSIELSLDEVKALARMVGFKLSNERIISSTYTGVPDSMLEHVYHCAFWTATKIKPQEHSITEW encoded by the exons ATGGCAAACTcgcccgaggagcgcgcacACTGGCGCGATGTGCTGCACGCCTTCGACGGATACATGCAGTACCAC CTCTCAGCCAACCATGCGCGGCGGATgtccttcctcgccctgccACGGGACACGCGTGACGTCTTCGAGAGCTTGGGGTACCGCGAAAAGCTCGAGGCTGTGGATGAGGGCATACGCCTGAATTCCGAGTTTATCGACCTCATGATCGCCGACCCTGTGTTTGCGGATATGCTCGCTGAGCCGGAACCTGTtggcgagcacgacgaCGGACATGGACTCGGAAACGGGCACGAGCATGGACATGAGCATGGGCATGACGAGCATGAtcacagccacagccacagccactCCCACGGGCCAGGTccggcgaagaagaaggcgggACAGGCTGAGCGCGATCTCCGCCAAGACAAGGTCCGAAGCACGTTGCGCTCTTTTGTGCGCGACTGGGCCGCCGAGGGACAAACAGAGCGCGACGCATGCTACACGCCCATCCTTGCTGCACTCGACGAACACTTTCCAGGAGAGCGGGACAACGTCAAAGTCCTTGTGCCGGGCTGCGGGCTGGGGCGGTTGGCTATGGAGATTGCCGCGCATGGCTTTTGGGCCCAGGGTAACGAGTTCAGCACATACATGCTCATCGCGAGCCACTTTGCGCTCAACCA ATCAACACGGGTTGGGGAACACCTCATCTTTCCCTGGCTGCACAGTTTCTCAAACCACGTCTCGACCGAACAAAACCTCCTGCGGAGCGTGCGGGTGCCTGATGTTGTGCCCGCCGAGATCCTGGGTGGACGGGGCGGGTTCAGCCTCGTCGCAGGCGACTTTGAGGAGGTGTATGGGCCAACCCACTGGCACGATGAGGAGACGAATGGGGAgagcgatgacgacgaagaGGCAGGCCGAGTCAACCAGCGCGGGCGGTGGGGCGCTGTCGTCACGTGCTTCTTCATCGACACTGCACATAACGTGCTCAACTACCTCCGCATTATCCATGGGTTgctggacgagggcggcgtgTGGATCAACCTTGGGCCCCTCCTGTGGCACTTTGAAaactcggcgacgtcgcccaagggcgaggggtCTATCGAGctcagcctcgacgaggtcaaggcccTCGCGCGCATGGTTGGGTTCAAACTCTCA aaCGAGCGCATCATCAGCTCGACCTACACCGGCGTGCCTGACTCGATGCTTGAACACGTTTACCAC TGTGCGTTCTGGACCGCGACCAAGATCAAGCCCCAAGAGCACTCCATCACAGAATGGTGA